From the Desulfuromonadaceae bacterium genome, one window contains:
- a CDS encoding alkylphosphonate utilization protein — MSSLPNCPECGSEYTYADGALYVCPECAYEWALADAVTGSVDADVSRDANGNVLANGDTITVIKDLKVKGSSLVVKVGTKVKNIRLVGGDHDIDCKIDGIGAMKLKSEFVKKLG; from the coding sequence ATGAGTTCGTTGCCGAATTGTCCGGAATGTGGATCTGAATATACTTACGCAGACGGGGCGCTGTACGTTTGTCCGGAATGTGCTTATGAATGGGCGCTGGCTGACGCTGTGACCGGTTCTGTCGATGCCGACGTTAGCAGGGATGCCAACGGCAATGTCCTGGCGAATGGCGACACGATCACCGTGATCAAGGATCTGAAAGTCAAAGGTTCGTCGCTGGTGGTGAAGGTCGGCACCAAGGTTAAAAACATCCGTCTGGTCGGTGGTGATCATGACATTGATTGCAAGATTGACGGGATCGGAGCGATGAAGTTGAAGTCCGAGTTTGTGAAAAAGCTGGGATGA